The DNA segment GCCTCCATCTGCTCGCGCAGCCCGCCCACGGCCAGGGCCACCTGCTGCGGCGCGCCCGGCAGCTCCGGGAAGAGCAGGCCCACCACCAGCAGGCCCACGTAGTTGGAGACCAGGTGGTTGTTGGGCACCGCGCCCCGGTCCTCCAGGTGCGCCTCCACCCACGCGGTGTGCTCCGCGAGCGCGCCCAGCACGGGCACCAGGAACTCCGGCCGGTGCACCTCGGGCGCCTCGGAGAACATCACCAGTGCCTGCGCGAGGTTCGCCGCGCGCAGGGCAATCTCCATGGCACACGTCCAGTGGATGCCCTGCCCCACCGGGTTGGCCTGCAGGAAGTCCAGCGTCTGCGACACGAAGGCGGACGCCAGCCGCGAGCGCTGCTCGCGCGAGGTCTCCACCCAGTAGCCCTGCCCCAGCGCCACCACGCTGTCGAGCCGGCCCATCACCCACGGGTACTTCGGGTCCTTCCCCGTCGAGTGGTGCGCCATGCGCTCCACCGGCGTCAGGGGATAGCGGTGGCCGCTGACGGGGTCCAGCGACCACTCCACCGGGCGGCCCTCACCGAAGGCCACGCGCGTGCCGAAGATGTTCCACTCCTGGCGCAGCGCCGTCCGCGCCAGGCCGAGGGCCCGCTCCCGGGCGCCCGGCACCGCGGCGAGCGCCTCGAGGACCGAGGCGCGCTGCGACACCTCACACCAGATGCGCGAGGAGCGCTGGCCCAGCGCCAGCTCCGCGAGCTCTTCCGCGGTGGTGGCGCCGAAGCACTCGAGGAGCTGCACCTCGTCGGCGCGCTCGCGACGACGGTACAGCGCCTGCCTGGCCACGCCCTGAACCCGCCGCACCGCGCTCCGCGCCAGCCCCGCCGGGGCCAGTCGAGCGATTGCCGCGTAGTAGTCGAAAGTCCCCATCCGTCCCTTCCGCCGCCCGTCGCGGTGCCTGATAGCAAGCGGCTGGCCAGTGGGTACTTCCGAGGAGTTGAAGGGGTTTGCACGATCACCCGGGTCGCCGGGACGGTAAAAATTGGGAGGTGACGGCCCTGACGAGGGTAAAGGATTTCCGATCGTCGCCCCCGCGGCTTCCCAACCTGTGAAGCGTTGCGTCCCGGGCACACCATGCCCATACCTTCGTCCGTGCGGGCGGGTGCTTGGAGTGGGCGGCGCATCGAGGACGACCTCGATGCAAGGGTGGACACGGTGCTCGCGGCGGTGGCCGAGCGGGCGCTGCGGTGCGGCACGCGTGCGGGGCTGGAGTCCCTGCTGCGTGAGGCGCTGCGGCTGACCGGGGCCTCGGGAGCGGCGCTCTATGATGGGCGCACGTGCGTGGCACGCGTCGGTATGGGCGAGCCTGCGCGGAGGCCCGGGGCCGCGCTGATGGTGTGGCCGGAGCGTCCCGGGGTGCTGGAGCAGCGGACGCTCGCCCGGCTGGCGACCTTCGGGACTTCATTGATGGCCGCGCATGCGCGCGAGGTGGATGCAGCGGCGCGGCAGGCGCGGCTGCTCGAGGCGAAGCAGCGGCTGGAGCAGACGGTGGCGCAGCAGGAGCGGCGACGCTCCCGGGCGTCGCATGACCTGAGGACACCGTTGATGGTCATCAAGGGATATGTGGACATGATGATGAAGGGCACGGCGGGCCCGCTGACGGAGCCCATGCAGCGGTACCTGGACCGGATGATGCGCGTGGCGAATGACCAGGGTGCCCTCATCGAGCGCCGCCTGGCGCGCGTGGTGGACGAGGGCGTGGAGGACCTGCGCCCGCTGCTGCGCTCGGCCTTCATTCCCTCCGCGCGGCGCGGTGCCGCGGTGGCCGCGGCGCTGACGCTGCCGGGCCGGCCGGTGGCGCTGAAGGGCCCGCGCGCGTCGGT comes from the Pyxidicoccus xibeiensis genome and includes:
- a CDS encoding histidine kinase dimerization/phospho-acceptor domain-containing protein, translating into MPIPSSVRAGAWSGRRIEDDLDARVDTVLAAVAERALRCGTRAGLESLLREALRLTGASGAALYDGRTCVARVGMGEPARRPGAALMVWPERPGVLEQRTLARLATFGTSLMAAHAREVDAAARQARLLEAKQRLEQTVAQQERRRSRASHDLRTPLMVIKGYVDMMMKGTAGPLTEPMQRYLDRMMRVANDQGALIERRLARVVDEGVEDLRPLLRSAFIPSARRGAAVAAALTLPGRPVALKGPRASVDLLVRTLARAVAASGGAASVRVESAEELGMWRLRVDMRGGRPLPEKTAAVLRHLAQRLRGGLSLPTGEGGELVAHLPADDTVPASMATH